From the Pseudodesulfovibrio alkaliphilus genome, one window contains:
- a CDS encoding acyl-CoA dehydratase activase: MYTLGIDIGYSSVKAAVLDDSGTTVHTEYLLHKGDVARELLGIVERILLLPQAGDIAVGAVVGSGGPLLTDGGRIHHVNEVAALIEGVLLLDGDCSSIIEIGGQTAKFVTGYSRRDRKALQVSMTSNCSSGTGSFLEEQVSRLGLNIEGYSAMAAKHTFIPRIAGRCSVFAKTDIIHHQQEGVSTSDILAGLAHAVVKNYRSAVMRGQPRTPPLFFAGGVAKNSAIADALVSEIGLDKDSLHRDERSALAGAMGAARLAARQKMPLDLPALVAFLQTDRPCRPDRHEAVRLAPLGAFGEGDGERKHDCPARDQRENQCWLGIDVGSTSTNVVLADSANRILDFRYIRTAGNPVQAVRTGLAQLQAAADSLLVAGVGVTGSGRYMIGRLVGADVVRDEITAQARAASAIDPEVDTVFEIGGQDSKYIAMENGVVTDFQMNKICAAGTGSFIEEQARKLGLSLGSIGQAALAASSPTNLGERCTVFIESSIAAHLSHGADLGDLVAGLCYSIVKNYMNRVVSRKRVGSKIFLQGGIAFNQGVVNAFRAVTGKPVVVPPFFSVTGALGAAILAREAMEAENRSQTEFKGFNPADLPAPQTAQPVATQSDFAREVQDFIFQGYEPRRDPNRKTVGIPRALFTFGMFPLFHPFFRELGCNVLLSDPTSEETIRLAQEYSLDETCYPVKLINGHAAQLVEKGVDFLFFPDLHTVSHPGSRSRQDYGCPYMQAAFKIINKAMGLESRGIKLLAPTISFNQGREFIQKAFMDMAWEVGANKEQAARALQTAMQSHKAFEARVEARGKQMGEVIPGEKTFVLVSKIYGVADPVLNLGIPDKLAEMGYRTLPFYALPEADIFGKHPNMYWPFAQHILAAAVFSASRPDLYPILLTHHGCGPDTVTAHYFREIMGGKPFLTIEVDEHSSGVGVLTRVEAFVNSLSGRRSPWAAPPCRPTEATEKGGKLHTGLPTPQGGPLLLPSLFPYSQLIAEGMRAHGYDVELFAQSSAASIDMGREHTLTNEYFSLAALTGDLFQTLARRAATPMTVVLPQNEGAEVDGQYARFIRTKLDENAMDQVTLCAPFLEDLLGLEDESAQDMFLCLLAGDLVLLAPPQHREYLLETLHENQRGHRLDIQLLLSVARHVRAWNEKPADGKRIFALGEPMVLFNDMLNDGTFTRLEQAGHRVARAPLSEYMWSFWRDHVVLSGKAETAHRGRRLFEFQRLIRLVGEELGPQGHFESDLEAPMLRADDRLGYYDGAFGRYRSAKIEGAPQALDGIIAVSSMYENTGISLEILRKQPCEGKPFLSLTFDGNPNENDRIKTDSFIHYL, from the coding sequence ATGTACACCTTAGGCATTGACATTGGGTATTCATCGGTCAAGGCGGCTGTCCTGGATGACAGCGGGACCACCGTTCATACGGAGTATCTCCTTCACAAGGGGGATGTGGCCCGCGAACTCCTGGGTATCGTTGAGCGGATTCTTCTCCTGCCGCAAGCAGGAGACATCGCCGTGGGAGCGGTAGTGGGCAGCGGCGGGCCTCTGCTCACAGACGGAGGCCGCATCCACCATGTCAACGAGGTGGCCGCCCTGATCGAGGGGGTGCTGCTTCTGGACGGCGACTGCTCCTCCATCATCGAGATAGGCGGCCAGACCGCCAAGTTCGTCACCGGGTATTCCCGGCGCGACCGGAAGGCCCTTCAGGTCTCCATGACCTCCAATTGCTCCTCGGGAACCGGCTCCTTTCTGGAGGAGCAGGTTTCACGCCTTGGGCTGAACATCGAGGGATACTCCGCCATGGCGGCCAAGCACACCTTCATCCCCCGCATTGCGGGCCGGTGCAGCGTGTTTGCCAAGACGGATATCATCCATCACCAGCAGGAAGGCGTCTCCACGTCCGACATCCTGGCAGGACTGGCCCATGCCGTGGTGAAAAACTACCGCAGCGCGGTCATGCGCGGGCAGCCCCGCACTCCCCCGCTGTTTTTCGCGGGCGGGGTGGCAAAAAACTCGGCCATCGCCGACGCGCTGGTTTCGGAAATCGGATTGGACAAGGACAGTCTGCACAGAGACGAACGCTCCGCCCTTGCCGGAGCCATGGGCGCAGCCCGGCTGGCCGCAAGGCAAAAGATGCCCCTGGATCTTCCCGCGCTTGTCGCTTTCCTGCAGACAGACCGGCCCTGCCGTCCTGACCGGCACGAAGCCGTGCGCCTTGCCCCGCTGGGTGCGTTCGGTGAGGGGGACGGGGAAAGAAAACACGACTGCCCCGCAAGAGACCAACGGGAGAACCAATGCTGGCTCGGCATTGACGTGGGGTCCACCAGCACCAACGTGGTGCTGGCCGACTCCGCAAACCGGATTCTGGATTTTCGATACATCAGGACCGCGGGCAATCCCGTTCAGGCGGTACGAACCGGATTGGCCCAGCTGCAAGCCGCAGCGGACAGCCTACTGGTGGCCGGGGTGGGCGTTACCGGCTCGGGCAGATACATGATCGGCCGATTGGTCGGCGCGGATGTGGTTCGGGACGAGATAACGGCCCAGGCCAGGGCGGCCTCGGCCATTGATCCTGAAGTGGACACTGTTTTCGAAATAGGGGGACAGGATTCCAAGTACATCGCCATGGAAAACGGCGTTGTCACCGATTTTCAGATGAACAAGATCTGCGCGGCAGGGACGGGCTCCTTTATCGAGGAACAGGCCAGAAAACTCGGGCTCTCCCTTGGCAGCATCGGACAAGCCGCCCTTGCGGCCTCCAGTCCGACGAATCTGGGGGAGCGCTGCACCGTGTTCATTGAAAGCAGCATTGCAGCGCACCTCTCCCATGGCGCGGATCTCGGCGACCTCGTGGCCGGGCTCTGCTATTCCATCGTGAAGAACTACATGAACCGGGTGGTCAGCAGAAAGCGGGTTGGGAGCAAAATCTTCCTGCAAGGCGGAATTGCCTTCAATCAGGGCGTGGTCAACGCCTTCCGCGCCGTGACCGGCAAGCCTGTTGTTGTTCCGCCGTTCTTCAGCGTTACAGGTGCGCTGGGCGCCGCCATCCTGGCCCGCGAGGCAATGGAAGCCGAAAACAGGTCGCAAACTGAATTCAAGGGATTCAACCCGGCAGACCTCCCCGCCCCGCAGACAGCGCAACCCGTCGCGACACAGTCGGACTTTGCGCGAGAGGTTCAGGACTTCATCTTCCAGGGGTACGAACCCCGGCGCGACCCGAACCGGAAAACCGTGGGAATCCCCCGCGCCCTTTTCACCTTCGGCATGTTCCCCCTGTTCCATCCCTTTTTCAGGGAGCTGGGGTGCAACGTGCTGCTCTCGGACCCCACGTCCGAGGAAACCATCAGGCTCGCCCAAGAGTATTCGCTGGACGAGACCTGCTATCCGGTCAAACTGATCAACGGACACGCCGCCCAACTGGTGGAAAAGGGAGTGGATTTCCTCTTCTTTCCCGACCTGCATACCGTATCCCATCCCGGCTCCCGCTCCCGGCAGGATTACGGCTGCCCCTACATGCAGGCCGCATTCAAGATCATCAACAAGGCCATGGGTCTGGAATCCAGGGGCATCAAGCTCCTTGCGCCGACCATCTCCTTCAATCAGGGCCGGGAATTCATACAAAAGGCCTTCATGGACATGGCATGGGAAGTGGGAGCCAACAAGGAGCAGGCCGCCAGGGCGCTGCAGACGGCCATGCAGTCCCACAAGGCTTTCGAGGCCAGGGTGGAGGCTCGGGGAAAGCAGATGGGCGAGGTGATCCCCGGAGAAAAAACCTTTGTGCTGGTCTCCAAGATTTACGGCGTGGCCGATCCCGTGTTGAACCTGGGGATTCCCGACAAGCTGGCCGAGATGGGGTACCGCACCCTGCCGTTCTACGCCCTGCCCGAAGCCGACATCTTCGGAAAACATCCCAACATGTATTGGCCCTTTGCCCAGCATATCCTGGCGGCCGCCGTGTTTTCGGCCTCCCGGCCCGACTTGTATCCCATCCTCCTCACGCACCATGGGTGCGGTCCCGACACTGTCACCGCCCATTACTTCCGCGAAATCATGGGCGGCAAACCCTTCCTGACCATTGAGGTGGACGAGCATTCATCCGGGGTGGGCGTCCTCACCCGGGTGGAGGCGTTTGTCAACAGCCTGTCCGGGCGCAGGAGCCCTTGGGCGGCCCCCCCCTGCAGACCAACGGAAGCAACCGAAAAAGGCGGCAAGCTGCACACCGGACTGCCCACCCCCCAAGGCGGTCCGCTCCTGCTGCCCTCCCTCTTCCCCTATTCGCAGTTGATCGCCGAGGGGATGCGCGCCCATGGATACGACGTGGAACTGTTCGCGCAAAGCAGCGCGGCCTCCATCGATATGGGCCGCGAGCACACCCTGACCAACGAGTATTTCTCCCTTGCGGCGCTAACGGGAGACCTCTTCCAGACCCTGGCCCGACGGGCCGCAACCCCTATGACCGTTGTGCTCCCGCAGAACGAAGGGGCCGAGGTCGACGGGCAATACGCCCGGTTCATCCGCACCAAGCTCGATGAGAACGCGATGGACCAGGTCACGCTCTGCGCCCCGTTCCTTGAGGACCTGCTCGGCCTGGAAGATGAGTCGGCACAGGACATGTTCCTCTGCCTCCTGGCGGGCGATCTCGTCCTGCTCGCGCCCCCACAGCATCGAGAATACCTGCTGGAAACACTTCATGAAAACCAACGGGGCCATCGCCTTGACATCCAGCTTCTCCTGTCCGTTGCCCGACACGTCCGGGCCTGGAACGAAAAACCCGCAGACGGCAAGCGGATATTCGCCCTGGGCGAGCCCATGGTTCTCTTCAACGACATGCTCAACGACGGCACCTTCACCCGTCTGGAACAAGCGGGACACAGGGTCGCCCGTGCCCCGCTCAGTGAATACATGTGGAGCTTCTGGAGAGACCATGTGGTCTTGAGCGGAAAAGCCGAAACAGCACACCGCGGCCGCCGCCTCTTCGAATTCCAGCGGCTCATCCGCCTTGTCGGCGAGGAGCTGGGCCCACAAGGCCATTTTGAGTCCGACCTGGAAGCACCCATGCTCCGGGCCGATGATCGGCTCGGGTACTACGACGGGGCCTTTGGCCGGTATCGCAGCGCCAAGATCGAAGGAGCCCCCCAGGCGCTGGACGGCATCATCGCTGTTTCCTCCATGTACGAAAACACCGGAATATCCCTCGAAATCCTGCGCAAACAGCCATGCGAGGGCAAACCGTTCCTGAGCCTGACCTTTGACGGCAACCCCAACGAAAACGACCGAATCAAAACCGACTCGTTCATTCATTACCTGTGA
- a CDS encoding class I SAM-dependent methyltransferase gives MDHDRNHCRGQAAQGSGPSSFWLQNPAPLFAAMALEKGMVFVDAGCGAGEYSLHAAKILGSEGRIFALDARSRSVDWLNSRQPNTGEAPITGLVCDITESLPLAAGQADVVMLGTVLHIRSVRDKADRLFSEIRRILRPEGMLAVLECKKEEADFGPPLLARLSPEDVAAVAGPQGFRMVSELLQPYTYLACFRPC, from the coding sequence ATGGATCATGACAGGAATCACTGCCGGGGTCAGGCGGCACAAGGCAGCGGGCCCAGCAGCTTCTGGCTGCAAAACCCCGCTCCCCTCTTTGCGGCCATGGCCCTTGAGAAGGGCATGGTGTTCGTGGATGCCGGATGCGGCGCGGGTGAATACTCCCTTCATGCGGCGAAGATACTCGGGAGCGAGGGGCGCATCTTTGCCCTGGACGCCCGCAGCAGGTCTGTTGACTGGCTGAACTCCCGGCAACCGAACACCGGGGAAGCGCCCATCACCGGCCTTGTCTGCGACATCACCGAATCCCTGCCCCTGGCTGCGGGGCAGGCGGATGTCGTCATGCTGGGCACGGTGCTGCACATTCGGAGCGTTCGGGATAAAGCGGACCGCCTCTTCTCCGAAATCCGAAGGATTCTTCGCCCTGAGGGGATGCTTGCCGTGCTGGAATGCAAGAAGGAGGAGGCCGACTTCGGCCCGCCCCTCCTTGCCCGGCTCTCCCCGGAGGATGTGGCGGCAGTGGCGGGACCGCAGGGATTCAGGATGGTTTCCGAGCTTCTCCAGCCATACACCTATCTGGCCTGCTTCAGGCCCTGTTGA
- a CDS encoding MFS transporter, with translation MRTRLAGKGAVSPYKLFLLAVMYSCQAIPLGFVFCALPVILRGEGESLERIGGLFVLHLPWAFKFLYASWVDRHWIPALGRRRTWIFPLQWIAAALLLVATRYSPEASFDSMFAVMLVLNVVMATNDIAVDGYATDMLEVHERPWGNSIQAGARYVGLFLGGGVMLTLQHAMGWEILCMILAAVVFLLSLPVLFHTEILPTIRPEEGREGDAEGMRAFLRRRDVLWLLPVLLAPTAFAFSGFMLRSSLFVDLGLDSAVIGQLMMRYAVPFGLAGTFATGWMLSRFGPRPVIVAFSLSTVLLAVYSVRLTLAGTASEWVAAVVLTADNILMGGINVWAFTLMMRVCAGRNSGTGFAALSSLFIIFPLVAAPLMGRLGDMFGFAVLYSLLAVLMLCGQLVAVVATRLARGEGGMLTKARLAMAGENK, from the coding sequence ATGAGAACGAGACTGGCGGGCAAGGGGGCCGTCTCCCCCTACAAGCTGTTTCTGCTGGCCGTGATGTATTCGTGCCAGGCAATACCTCTTGGATTCGTTTTTTGTGCGTTGCCGGTGATCCTCCGTGGGGAAGGCGAGTCTCTGGAGCGAATCGGCGGCCTCTTTGTTCTTCATCTGCCCTGGGCTTTCAAATTTCTGTACGCATCCTGGGTGGATCGGCACTGGATTCCGGCTCTTGGGAGGCGCCGCACCTGGATATTCCCGCTGCAATGGATCGCCGCCGCGCTGCTGCTGGTTGCTACCAGGTATTCGCCGGAAGCGTCCTTTGACTCCATGTTCGCTGTCATGCTGGTTCTCAATGTTGTAATGGCCACCAACGACATCGCGGTAGACGGCTATGCCACGGACATGCTGGAGGTGCATGAGCGCCCGTGGGGCAACAGCATCCAGGCCGGAGCGCGTTACGTCGGGCTGTTCCTCGGAGGAGGGGTGATGCTCACGCTGCAACATGCCATGGGGTGGGAAATCCTTTGCATGATACTGGCGGCCGTGGTTTTTCTGCTCAGTCTTCCCGTGCTTTTCCATACGGAGATTCTGCCGACGATTCGGCCTGAAGAGGGTCGTGAAGGCGATGCGGAAGGCATGCGGGCCTTCTTGCGCAGGCGAGACGTTTTGTGGTTGCTGCCCGTGCTGCTCGCGCCCACGGCCTTTGCCTTCAGCGGCTTCATGCTGCGTTCCTCCCTGTTCGTGGATCTTGGGCTGGATTCCGCTGTCATTGGTCAGTTGATGATGCGCTACGCCGTTCCCTTCGGGCTGGCCGGCACCTTTGCCACGGGCTGGATGCTCAGTCGTTTCGGACCCAGGCCCGTGATTGTGGCTTTTTCCCTCAGCACGGTTCTGCTTGCGGTGTATTCCGTGCGCCTGACCCTGGCCGGGACCGCCTCCGAATGGGTTGCGGCTGTGGTCTTGACTGCGGACAACATTCTCATGGGAGGAATCAACGTCTGGGCGTTCACCCTGATGATGCGCGTGTGCGCCGGTCGGAATTCCGGCACGGGGTTTGCCGCGCTGAGCAGCCTGTTCATCATTTTTCCGTTGGTCGCGGCCCCGCTTATGGGGCGGCTGGGGGACATGTTCGGATTTGCCGTCCTGTATTCACTTCTTGCGGTGCTTATGCTTTGCGGCCAGTTGGTTGCGGTGGTCGCAACCCGGCTCGCCAGGGGGGAAGGCGGCATGCTCACCAAGGCACGTCTGGCAATGGCCGGAGAGAACAAATGA
- a CDS encoding TonB-dependent receptor → MKGIVRVMVVLLFAALSASFADAGDGEGRKRELVLEPVVVNAEKRAEESQDVPVSITVFERNDLLDMGIEGIGDLSEHVPNMEFHDFGSSRHGLLFLRGIKSLPTGQAGTGFTVDGVSYNKSHMFGFPLLNVDRVEVLRGAQGTLYGRNTTGGVVNVYTARPGNEVVSTAGVTLGNYGTRKLRADWSGPLIEEKLFLGVSGLAEVSEGFMKNDIDADGDDGRHTDGKAARVKLRLQATDNWDMTLSVDGQHHDDGAYSSRRTERNGYVMAGTYGVDSPYHYSHDFAGSQEVDFWGSSLNSDWTTDLGILSSITGYRSYDSDEWIDADFSPLDNMRKNYRQTDKALTQEFRMVSPEDSGSMRWLVGTYLFHFDSKTDVSNHLGAASASPGMEVRFNTKQKNDGAALFGEGTWELLPSLELTLGLRGEYEHAQGRSSRTNIPAGGPAAVVKSFDRQDDYAALLPKVSLAWHFAEDAMTYATVARAHKAGGFNDASAPADGESYSEEDSWLYEVGVKSLLLDKRLMLNVAAFHTRIRDEQLPLFQAATMQGYLASAGKSHRTGLELESRFKLAEEWTLSGSASWIDARFDEYEDASLGVDYAGKRVFCVPEYSFDVAVDYQKRFAGEWEMFGRAGVSGVGPQFFDNANEVRQAAYQLASLRLGFRRKGLECSLWAKNLFDRHYVVFENTTAGVAEDGRPRTFGLSVDYTF, encoded by the coding sequence ATGAAAGGTATCGTCCGGGTGATGGTGGTCCTTCTGTTTGCTGCATTGTCGGCTTCTTTTGCCGACGCGGGAGACGGGGAGGGACGCAAGCGGGAGCTGGTGTTGGAGCCTGTGGTGGTCAATGCGGAGAAACGGGCCGAGGAGTCCCAGGATGTGCCGGTCAGCATAACCGTGTTCGAGCGCAACGATCTGCTCGACATGGGCATTGAGGGCATAGGCGATCTCTCGGAGCACGTCCCCAACATGGAGTTTCATGATTTCGGCAGCAGCAGGCACGGGCTGTTGTTTTTGCGCGGGATCAAGAGCCTGCCCACCGGGCAGGCTGGCACCGGGTTCACGGTGGACGGCGTGAGCTACAACAAGTCGCACATGTTCGGGTTTCCCCTGCTGAATGTGGACCGGGTTGAGGTGCTGCGGGGGGCCCAGGGCACCCTGTACGGGCGAAACACCACTGGTGGCGTTGTCAACGTCTATACCGCCCGACCGGGCAACGAGGTTGTGTCCACGGCCGGAGTCACCCTCGGCAACTACGGGACAAGGAAGCTGCGGGCCGACTGGAGCGGGCCCCTGATCGAGGAGAAGCTGTTCCTCGGCGTCAGCGGCCTGGCCGAGGTCTCTGAGGGGTTCATGAAGAACGACATTGACGCCGATGGCGACGACGGACGCCATACCGATGGCAAGGCGGCCCGCGTCAAGCTTCGTTTGCAGGCAACCGACAATTGGGACATGACCCTTTCCGTTGACGGCCAGCATCATGACGACGGGGCGTATTCCTCCAGGCGCACAGAGCGAAACGGCTACGTCATGGCTGGCACTTACGGGGTCGACTCCCCGTATCACTATTCTCACGATTTCGCGGGGAGCCAGGAGGTCGATTTCTGGGGCAGTTCCCTGAACTCGGACTGGACGACGGACCTGGGGATTCTGTCGTCAATAACCGGGTATCGCAGTTACGACAGCGATGAATGGATCGACGCGGACTTTTCCCCCCTGGACAACATGCGCAAGAACTATCGTCAGACCGACAAGGCCCTTACTCAGGAATTTCGGATGGTTTCTCCCGAAGACTCCGGCTCGATGCGGTGGCTGGTGGGAACCTACCTCTTTCATTTCGACTCCAAGACCGATGTGTCCAACCACTTGGGGGCTGCTTCTGCGTCGCCCGGAATGGAGGTGCGCTTCAACACAAAGCAGAAAAACGACGGGGCCGCCCTGTTCGGCGAGGGAACATGGGAGTTGCTCCCCAGTCTGGAGCTGACCCTCGGGCTTCGGGGCGAGTACGAGCATGCCCAGGGGAGGTCGTCAAGGACGAACATCCCGGCTGGGGGCCCGGCCGCCGTGGTCAAGTCCTTTGACAGGCAGGATGATTATGCGGCCCTGCTTCCCAAGGTGTCGCTGGCCTGGCATTTCGCCGAGGACGCCATGACCTACGCCACGGTGGCAAGGGCCCACAAGGCCGGCGGGTTCAATGACGCCTCGGCCCCGGCTGACGGCGAAAGCTACAGCGAGGAGGATAGCTGGCTCTACGAGGTCGGCGTGAAGTCCTTGCTCCTCGACAAGCGGCTGATGCTTAACGTCGCCGCCTTCCATACCCGCATCCGCGACGAGCAGCTCCCGCTGTTCCAGGCAGCCACCATGCAGGGGTATCTCGCCAGCGCAGGGAAGTCGCATCGCACCGGGCTTGAGCTGGAGAGCCGTTTCAAGCTCGCCGAGGAGTGGACCTTGAGCGGCAGTGCCTCGTGGATCGATGCCCGTTTCGACGAATACGAGGACGCCTCCCTGGGAGTGGACTACGCGGGCAAGCGCGTATTCTGCGTTCCCGAATACTCATTCGATGTGGCGGTGGACTATCAAAAGCGGTTCGCCGGGGAGTGGGAGATGTTCGGCCGGGCCGGAGTCTCCGGCGTTGGTCCCCAGTTTTTCGACAACGCCAACGAGGTCAGGCAGGCGGCCTACCAGCTGGCAAGCCTGCGTCTGGGGTTCCGCCGCAAGGGGCTCGAGTGCAGCCTGTGGGCAAAGAACCTCTTCGACCGCCATTACGTGGTCTTTGAAAACACCACGGCAGGTGTCGCCGAGGACGGGAGACCTCGCACGTTTGGCCTTTCTGTGGACTATACCTTCTAG
- a CDS encoding helix-turn-helix transcriptional regulator, giving the protein MRQLATDPGSKSHSPGESGRHLPVRDFPSLAGREKAVWYGRLWKEVRLNAGLTLTLFDASLPRGFSLEFAKSNHMIDFGFFLEGSFVNRVDSPAFGRRELHNRAGDYGMGYMPEMSGVVELPVNRRIRMVHVHVSPSALGVMLGRDVGRLPSCLGRVLNGRGDVGFVLQKRQNPLVRAVANELFYGASNATGLQMYLEGKTLELLALVLTDDADGGTERVLCPRMNEALHSIRSDLEERHASPPTLAELSSKYHLPVVNIQAGFKSLFGMSAFAFVQEYRLQRARRLFVEGDMNVSEVAWDIGYTNLSHFSSAFRKRFGVLPKAYLQSVRERLHTPCRRSRP; this is encoded by the coding sequence GTGCGTCAACTTGCAACGGATCCGGGCAGCAAGTCCCATTCACCCGGTGAAAGCGGCCGCCACTTGCCTGTGCGCGACTTTCCCTCGCTCGCGGGCAGGGAAAAGGCCGTCTGGTATGGTCGGTTGTGGAAGGAGGTGCGGCTGAACGCGGGCCTGACGCTGACACTGTTCGATGCGTCGTTGCCCCGCGGGTTCAGCCTTGAGTTCGCCAAGAGCAACCACATGATCGATTTCGGTTTCTTTCTGGAGGGTTCCTTTGTCAATCGGGTGGATTCGCCCGCCTTTGGCAGGAGGGAGCTGCACAACAGAGCCGGGGATTACGGGATGGGATACATGCCCGAGATGAGCGGCGTTGTGGAGCTTCCGGTCAACCGGAGGATCCGTATGGTTCACGTCCATGTGTCTCCTTCGGCGCTGGGTGTCATGCTTGGCCGGGACGTGGGCCGTCTTCCGTCGTGCCTGGGCAGGGTGCTCAATGGACGCGGCGACGTCGGCTTTGTCCTGCAGAAGCGGCAGAATCCGCTGGTTCGCGCCGTGGCCAACGAGCTGTTCTATGGCGCCAGCAACGCGACGGGCCTGCAAATGTATCTTGAAGGCAAGACCCTGGAGCTTCTGGCCCTGGTCCTGACAGACGACGCCGACGGGGGGACGGAGCGCGTCCTGTGCCCTCGGATGAACGAGGCCCTGCATTCCATCCGCAGCGATCTGGAGGAAAGGCACGCATCTCCGCCGACTTTGGCCGAGCTTTCTTCGAAATACCACCTTCCCGTTGTCAACATACAGGCGGGATTCAAGTCGCTTTTCGGCATGTCGGCATTCGCCTTTGTCCAGGAGTACCGATTGCAACGGGCTCGAAGGCTCTTTGTCGAAGGGGACATGAACGTCAGCGAAGTGGCCTGGGACATCGGATATACCAATCTCAGCCACTTTTCCTCGGCTTTTAGAAAGCGTTTCGGCGTCCTGCCCAAAGCCTATCTGCAATCCGTTCGCGAGCGACTCCACACGCCCTGCCGCAGGTCGAGACCATAG
- a CDS encoding outer membrane lipoprotein-sorting protein — protein sequence MKKRLMLLAIVVSLLSFAAAVQADAMDGDAIVRRANHVSFYQGETCKGNVNLIITDAQGRNRQRELNILRMNLPGEDRGQKYLAFFKSPADVRKMVFLVHKTVEPGQDDSRWLYMPGLDLVKRIAAGDKRTSFAGSDFLYEDISGRNLDEDRHERMEDRDGLLVVANTPKVSGGVEFTHYLAFVDPLTFIPLRVEYYKDDRVYRIMEVLRVEDVPSGDSGGVYPTVTRSRVTNLETGSSTVMTFSGVSYGVSIEERIFSERYLRRPPQEVMR from the coding sequence ATGAAAAAGCGATTGATGCTCTTGGCCATTGTGGTTTCCCTGCTGTCGTTTGCGGCCGCGGTCCAGGCCGACGCCATGGATGGCGATGCCATTGTCCGCAGGGCAAACCACGTTTCCTTCTATCAGGGGGAAACCTGCAAGGGGAACGTCAACCTGATCATTACGGACGCTCAGGGCCGCAACCGTCAGAGGGAGTTGAACATCCTGCGCATGAATCTGCCGGGCGAGGACCGGGGGCAGAAGTATCTGGCCTTCTTCAAATCGCCGGCAGATGTCCGCAAGATGGTCTTTCTGGTGCACAAGACGGTGGAGCCGGGGCAGGACGATTCGCGGTGGCTCTACATGCCCGGCCTTGACCTGGTCAAACGCATAGCGGCAGGAGACAAGCGCACAAGCTTCGCCGGGTCGGACTTTTTGTATGAAGATATATCTGGTCGAAATCTGGATGAAGACAGGCATGAGCGGATGGAGGACCGGGACGGCCTGCTGGTGGTCGCGAACACGCCGAAAGTTTCCGGCGGGGTCGAATTCACGCATTATCTGGCCTTTGTCGACCCTCTGACCTTTATCCCCCTGCGGGTGGAATACTACAAGGATGACCGGGTCTACCGGATCATGGAGGTCCTCAGGGTGGAGGATGTTCCTTCCGGCGACAGCGGCGGGGTGTATCCCACCGTGACGCGGTCCAGGGTGACGAACCTGGAAACCGGCAGTTCGACGGTCATGACCTTTTCCGGCGTCTCCTACGGCGTGTCCATTGAGGAAAGGATCTTCAGCGAGCGCTACCTGCGCCGCCCCCCCCAAGAGGTCATGCGATGA